In the Sulfitobacter pacificus genome, one interval contains:
- a CDS encoding DUF1801 domain-containing protein, whose protein sequence is MDDVGDFLESVEPARRHREAAQLDAFFRDVTGWQPVLWSGSMLGYGQYDYTYASGRTGRYFATGFAPRKAKLSIYIMPGYADFSGILERLGKHSKGKSCLYLNKLEDADLDVLAELVRAGLADLAKSWPVRST, encoded by the coding sequence ATGGATGATGTTGGTGATTTTCTGGAAAGTGTTGAACCCGCTCGCCGGCATAGGGAAGCCGCACAGCTGGATGCGTTTTTCCGCGATGTGACGGGGTGGCAGCCGGTTTTATGGTCGGGATCGATGCTGGGCTATGGCCAATATGACTATACCTATGCCTCGGGACGGACGGGCCGTTATTTCGCCACCGGATTTGCGCCGCGCAAGGCCAAGCTGAGCATTTACATCATGCCGGGCTATGCGGATTTCTCGGGTATCCTTGAACGGCTGGGCAAGCACAGCAAAGGTAAATCCTGTCTCTACCTGAACAAGCTGGAGGATGCCGATCTGGATGTTCTGGCCGAGCTGGTGCGGGCGGGATTGGCGGATCTTGCCAAGAGCTGGCCGGTCCGTTCAACCTAA
- a CDS encoding MATE family efflux transporter, with translation MAEAKFLNGNLFGHVTVMSLTASLGLMAVFIVDFVDMIFISMLGKTELAAAIGYAGAILFFTTSFGIGLGIAAGALVARALGADDAELARERTTHALSYGFVFAVIFSVLVWLSLGHLVALLGASGETAALAVHFLQIIVPSMPFLILGMMGSAVLRAHGDARRAMMATIAGGVVNAALDPILIFGLNLELTGAAIASVAARLTICAMALWPLVKIYGGITWPRPKGMLRDLSPILAIAFPTILAQIATPVGQAFVTRSMAGYGEEAIAGMAIVGRLTPVAFGVVFALSGAVGPIIGQNYGAGNMARVRAGFNAAVIFVAVVILLVSTVLFLARGAIAELFGATGLTRDLIYLFCGPLSLAFFFPGVLFVSNAAFNNLGQPFLSTFTNWGRNAVALIPLVFIGSWAFGAQGVLIGQALAGVIFGIVAWVLALRVIERGGAPERTRQELFGREGRLMTLFHARR, from the coding sequence ATGGCTGAGGCGAAATTTCTGAATGGCAATCTGTTTGGTCATGTGACGGTGATGTCGCTGACCGCCTCGCTGGGGTTGATGGCGGTTTTTATTGTCGATTTTGTCGACATGATCTTTATCTCGATGCTGGGGAAGACAGAGCTGGCGGCGGCGATTGGATATGCCGGGGCGATCCTGTTTTTTACCACCTCCTTTGGCATTGGTCTTGGCATTGCGGCGGGGGCCTTGGTGGCGCGGGCTCTGGGCGCGGATGACGCAGAGCTGGCCCGCGAAAGGACCACACATGCGCTGAGTTATGGGTTTGTTTTTGCTGTAATATTTTCGGTTCTGGTCTGGTTGTCGCTGGGGCATCTGGTGGCGCTTTTAGGCGCGAGTGGCGAGACGGCGGCCCTTGCGGTGCATTTCCTGCAGATCATTGTGCCCTCAATGCCCTTCCTGATCCTTGGGATGATGGGCAGTGCGGTTTTGCGGGCCCATGGGGATGCTCGCCGCGCGATGATGGCAACGATTGCGGGGGGTGTTGTGAATGCTGCGCTGGACCCGATTTTGATCTTTGGGCTTAATCTGGAACTTACCGGGGCGGCGATTGCATCGGTGGCGGCACGGCTGACGATTTGCGCCATGGCGCTTTGGCCGTTGGTCAAGATTTACGGCGGCATCACCTGGCCCCGACCCAAAGGCATGTTGCGTGATCTAAGCCCGATTTTGGCCATCGCATTCCCCACCATTCTTGCGCAGATCGCCACCCCCGTGGGGCAGGCGTTTGTGACACGTTCTATGGCCGGCTACGGTGAGGAAGCGATTGCCGGTATGGCGATTGTGGGCCGTTTGACGCCGGTGGCGTTTGGCGTGGTTTTTGCGCTGTCCGGCGCTGTGGGGCCGATCATCGGGCAGAATTATGGTGCCGGTAACATGGCGCGGGTGCGGGCCGGGTTCAACGCAGCGGTGATCTTTGTCGCGGTTGTGATTCTGCTGGTTTCGACGGTTTTGTTTCTGGCACGGGGCGCGATTGCAGAACTGTTTGGCGCAACCGGGCTGACGCGCGATCTGATCTATCTGTTTTGCGGGCCGCTTTCGCTGGCGTTCTTTTTTCCGGGTGTGTTGTTCGTGTCCAACGCGGCCTTTAACAATCTGGGCCAGCCGTTTCTGTCGACCTTTACCAACTGGGGGCGCAATGCGGTTGCGCTGATCCCCTTGGTGTTCATTGGGTCATGGGCCTTTGGCGCGCAGGGAGTGTTGATTGGTCAGGCCCTTGCTGGCGTGATCTTCGGTATTGTGGCCTGGGTTCTGGCGCTGCGGGTGATCGAGCGTGGCGGGGCACCGGAGCGGACCAGACAGGAGCTGTTTGGCCGCGAGGGACGTTTGATGACCCTATTCCACGCGCGCAGATAG
- the gltX gene encoding glutamate--tRNA ligase, which yields MASPTTTRFAPSPTGYIHVGNLRTALMNYLIARKAGGTFILRIDDTDPERSKEEYVDGIKQDLDWLGLHWDRVERQSERLEQYHAAADDLRAKGRFYEAFETPTELDLKRKKQLNMSQPPVYDRSALKLSDDEKDGLRAERGDGVWRFKLDHERIEWKDGILGDISIDAASVSDPVLIRGDGQILYTLASVVDDTEMGVTHVVRGSDHVTNTATQIQIMKALGHDHPAFAHHSLLTGPQGEALSKRLGVLALRDLREQGVQPFALLSLMARLGSSDPVELRTDMAALIDGFDIDHFGAAPTKFDERDLFPLTGRYLQTLGVADVAETLDGLGVPKAQAEQFWAVTRENIETLGELDAWWAMFRDGADPVIEEDDKAFIAEAMAMLPEMPFDASTWGTWTAAVKEQTGRKGRGLFRPLRLALTGQEHGPEMAAVMPLLQVIKARG from the coding sequence ATGGCCAGCCCGACAACCACACGTTTCGCCCCCTCCCCCACCGGTTACATCCACGTGGGCAACCTGCGCACGGCGCTGATGAATTACCTGATTGCCCGCAAGGCCGGAGGCACGTTTATCCTGCGGATCGACGACACCGACCCGGAACGATCCAAGGAAGAATATGTTGACGGGATCAAACAGGATCTGGACTGGCTGGGCCTGCATTGGGACCGGGTTGAGCGCCAGTCGGAGCGGTTGGAGCAATATCACGCGGCTGCAGATGACCTGCGCGCCAAAGGGCGGTTTTACGAGGCGTTCGAGACGCCGACCGAGCTGGACCTCAAGCGCAAGAAACAGCTGAACATGAGCCAGCCGCCGGTCTATGACCGTTCGGCGCTGAAACTGTCAGATGATGAGAAAGACGGGCTGCGGGCAGAGCGTGGCGATGGCGTGTGGCGGTTCAAGCTGGATCACGAACGGATCGAGTGGAAAGACGGTATTCTGGGCGACATCTCCATTGATGCGGCATCGGTGTCTGATCCGGTTCTGATTCGTGGTGATGGCCAGATTTTGTACACGCTGGCGAGCGTTGTGGATGACACGGAAATGGGCGTAACCCATGTTGTGCGCGGGTCGGACCATGTGACCAATACAGCGACACAAATCCAGATCATGAAGGCGCTGGGCCATGACCACCCGGCGTTTGCGCATCATTCATTGTTGACTGGCCCGCAGGGCGAAGCGCTGTCAAAACGTCTGGGCGTGCTGGCGCTGCGTGATCTGCGCGAACAGGGGGTGCAGCCCTTTGCCTTGCTGTCGCTGATGGCGCGGCTGGGGTCGTCCGATCCGGTTGAGCTGCGCACCGATATGGCGGCGCTGATCGATGGGTTTGACATTGATCACTTTGGCGCGGCCCCGACGAAGTTTGATGAGCGGGATCTGTTCCCGCTGACCGGGCGGTATTTGCAGACGCTGGGCGTGGCGGATGTGGCCGAGACTCTGGACGGATTGGGTGTGCCAAAGGCGCAGGCCGAACAGTTCTGGGCGGTGACGCGCGAGAATATCGAGACCTTGGGTGAATTGGATGCCTGGTGGGCGATGTTCCGCGACGGTGCTGATCCGGTGATTGAAGAAGACGATAAGGCGTTTATCGCAGAGGCCATGGCGATGCTGCCAGAGATGCCGTTCGATGCCAGCACCTGGGGCACCTGGACTGCGGCGGTCAAGGAACAGACCGGGCGCAAAGGGCGCGGGTTGTTCCGCCCCTTGCGACTGGCGTTGACGGGGCAGGAACACGGGCCAGAGATGGCTGCGGTGATGCCGCTGTTGCAGGTGATCAAGGCGCGCGGATGA
- the gcvT gene encoding glycine cleavage system aminomethyltransferase GcvT, whose translation MEDLHATALYDLHLSLGAKMVPFAGYSMPVQYPLGVMKEHLHCRAAAGLFDVSHMGQVILSGASWEAVALAFETLVPMDVLGLGDGRQRYGFFTNDAGGIEDDLMFARRGDDLFVVVNAACKEADIARMRAALEPEVTVTELTDRALIALQGPQAVDVVAEMDARAAGMTFMDIADLDLDGSAVWASRSGYTGEDGVEISVPAAEAETLARKLLEHDSVEAIGLGARDSLRLEAGLCLYGNDIDAGTTPVEGALNWAIQKVRRSGGARAGGFPGASVILAQLAEGASRKRVGLRPEGRAPMREGVVLFDAAEAGREVGVVTSGSFGPTVEGPVAMGYVATEASGVGTALWGEVRGKRLPLTVAKLPFVAANFKR comes from the coding sequence ATGGAAGATTTACACGCGACAGCGCTTTATGATTTGCACCTGAGCCTTGGGGCCAAGATGGTGCCCTTTGCCGGGTATTCGATGCCGGTGCAATATCCGCTTGGTGTGATGAAAGAGCATCTGCATTGCCGCGCGGCTGCCGGGTTGTTTGACGTCAGCCATATGGGGCAGGTGATTCTGTCGGGGGCCTCCTGGGAGGCTGTGGCGCTGGCGTTTGAGACATTGGTGCCAATGGATGTGCTGGGGCTGGGCGATGGTCGTCAGCGCTATGGGTTTTTCACCAATGACGCAGGCGGGATCGAGGACGATCTGATGTTTGCCCGGCGCGGTGATGATTTGTTTGTTGTGGTCAATGCGGCCTGCAAGGAGGCGGATATCGCGCGGATGCGCGCCGCGCTGGAGCCAGAGGTGACGGTGACAGAGCTGACCGACCGCGCCTTGATCGCGTTGCAAGGCCCGCAGGCGGTTGATGTGGTGGCCGAGATGGACGCCCGCGCCGCCGGGATGACCTTTATGGATATTGCGGATCTGGATCTGGACGGGAGCGCCGTATGGGCGTCGCGGTCCGGCTATACCGGTGAAGACGGGGTTGAGATTTCAGTGCCTGCTGCCGAGGCAGAGACGCTGGCGCGGAAGTTGCTGGAACATGACAGTGTAGAGGCCATTGGTCTGGGGGCACGCGATTCGCTGCGTCTGGAGGCGGGGCTGTGCCTTTATGGAAATGATATTGATGCGGGGACCACACCGGTTGAAGGGGCGCTCAACTGGGCCATTCAAAAGGTGCGCCGTTCAGGTGGCGCGCGCGCGGGCGGTTTTCCGGGGGCCTCTGTCATTCTGGCGCAGCTGGCCGAAGGTGCCAGCCGCAAGCGGGTTGGGCTGCGCCCCGAGGGCCGCGCGCCGATGCGCGAAGGTGTGGTGTTGTTCGACGCGGCCGAGGCGGGCCGGGAAGTTGGTGTTGTGACATCCGGCAGCTTTGGTCCCACGGTCGAGGGGCCGGTTGCGATGGGCTATGTTGCGACGGAGGCCAGCGGTGTCGGCACGGCACTATGGGGTGAGGTCCGGGGCAAGCGGTTGCCTTTAACCGTTGCCAAGCTGCCGTTTGTTGCGGCAAATTTCAAACGATAA
- a CDS encoding NIPSNAP family protein — MLTCIIRYHIDPTKKAQFNQYARNWGTAIPRCGADLIGYYAPHEGSSTLAYGIYNIPSLAEYESYRARLAADPLGRENYEFAQSEKFLLREDRTFLTLASAPHGDSK; from the coding sequence ATGCTGACCTGTATCATCCGCTATCACATCGACCCAACCAAAAAGGCGCAATTCAACCAATACGCCCGCAACTGGGGCACCGCCATTCCACGCTGCGGCGCTGACCTCATCGGCTATTACGCACCACATGAAGGCTCCTCCACTCTCGCCTATGGCATCTACAACATCCCGTCCCTTGCCGAATATGAATCCTACCGCGCCCGCCTCGCCGCCGATCCCTTGGGCCGCGAAAACTATGAATTTGCCCAATCGGAGAAATTCCTGTTGCGCGAGGACCGAACCTTCCTGACACTGGCCTCCGCCCCTCATGGAGACAGCAAATGA
- a CDS encoding alpha/beta hydrolase family esterase, whose protein sequence is MRILLTCLLLLSSPALACGPDTDCPVGDRHYRIVMPADHDGITPVPALIWSHGYRGSAAGVMRNGSLRRMLSDAGFALIAMNGLNGSWNLPNGPRTMNSDGSAEFAYFDAVITDATARHHVDPDRIVAAGFSAGGMMVWNLACSHPESFAGFIPLSGTYWLHPPETCKTPVSSIVHIHGTQDKTVPLKGRPIGETKQGEVEEALSMYEKFGNFGPSNSFKTGPLTCRSRSNPTGEVLEYCLFEGGHSFRTEYLGHGLATLKEAGQL, encoded by the coding sequence ATGCGCATTCTCCTGACCTGTCTCCTGCTCCTTTCCAGCCCCGCCCTTGCCTGTGGTCCCGACACCGACTGCCCCGTCGGTGACCGGCACTACCGCATCGTGATGCCTGCCGACCACGACGGCATCACTCCGGTGCCCGCCCTGATCTGGTCACATGGCTATCGTGGTTCTGCGGCGGGGGTGATGCGCAACGGCTCCCTGCGCCGGATGTTGTCGGATGCAGGCTTTGCGCTGATTGCGATGAATGGCCTCAACGGCTCATGGAACCTGCCCAATGGGCCGCGCACCATGAACAGTGACGGTTCCGCCGAATTTGCCTATTTCGACGCCGTCATCACGGACGCCACCGCGCGGCACCACGTTGACCCCGACCGCATCGTCGCTGCCGGATTTTCCGCAGGCGGCATGATGGTCTGGAACCTCGCCTGCTCCCACCCCGAAAGCTTTGCAGGCTTCATTCCCCTGTCCGGCACCTATTGGCTGCACCCTCCCGAAACCTGCAAAACGCCGGTGTCCAGCATCGTCCATATCCATGGCACCCAAGACAAAACCGTGCCGCTCAAGGGGCGCCCCATCGGCGAAACCAAACAGGGAGAGGTCGAAGAAGCTCTTTCAATGTATGAAAAATTCGGCAATTTCGGCCCGTCCAACTCCTTCAAAACCGGCCCACTTACCTGCCGTTCCCGCAGCAACCCCACCGGCGAGGTTCTCGAATATTGCCTGTTCGAGGGCGGCCATTCCTTCCGTACCGAATACCTTGGCCACGGCCTTGCCACCCTGAAGGAGGCAGGCCAGCTCTAG
- the gcvH gene encoding glycine cleavage system protein GcvH gives MKFTEEHEWLREEDGEMVVGITIHAAEQLGDVVFVELPDEGTTVSKDDEVVVIESVKAASDILAPVDGEITEVNSALTDNPSMVNDDPQGEAWMFKMKISDPSQMDEFMNEAAYQKFIG, from the coding sequence ATGAAGTTTACTGAAGAGCATGAATGGCTGCGTGAGGAAGATGGCGAAATGGTTGTGGGGATCACAATCCATGCGGCCGAGCAATTGGGCGATGTGGTGTTTGTGGAATTGCCGGATGAGGGCACCACAGTCAGCAAGGATGACGAGGTTGTGGTCATCGAAAGTGTGAAGGCCGCATCGGATATTCTGGCCCCGGTTGACGGTGAGATCACTGAGGTGAACAGCGCGCTGACTGATAATCCCAGCATGGTGAATGATGACCCGCAGGGGGAGGCCTGGATGTTCAAGATGAAGATCAGCGATCCGTCGCAGATGGATGAATTCATGAATGAAGCGGCCTATCAGAAGTTCATCGGCTAG
- a CDS encoding ankyrin repeat domain-containing protein yields MADWEWQLPITGKNPSDDAEIERRLMAGDIAGLEEVAEILDGFPNCKDGLPSGRYWVRTAVDVGTISAIEWMIAKGADLNLEDGEGGTPLHSCIDRAKADRHAVLSMLIKAGADVNIRGFNNWTPLHLAAIRDDKAAMQILMDAGADRTRRTVIDNYATPAEEARILGHNDSADFIDWYKKG; encoded by the coding sequence GTGGCTGATTGGGAGTGGCAGCTTCCCATCACAGGAAAAAACCCATCAGATGATGCAGAGATTGAACGCCGTCTGATGGCAGGCGACATCGCCGGACTGGAGGAGGTCGCGGAAATTCTGGACGGGTTTCCGAACTGCAAAGACGGTTTGCCTTCGGGGCGATACTGGGTGAGGACTGCGGTAGATGTGGGGACGATTTCTGCGATTGAATGGATGATCGCGAAAGGTGCCGATCTGAATCTTGAGGATGGTGAAGGCGGCACGCCGCTGCATTCTTGCATCGATCGGGCCAAGGCCGACCGTCATGCGGTTCTCTCTATGTTGATCAAGGCGGGGGCTGATGTGAACATAAGGGGATTTAACAACTGGACGCCGCTTCATCTGGCAGCGATCCGTGATGACAAAGCGGCGATGCAGATATTGATGGACGCGGGTGCGGATAGGACGAGGCGCACGGTAATAGACAACTATGCCACCCCTGCAGAAGAAGCGCGGATATTGGGGCATAACGACTCTGCTGATTTTATTGACTGGTACAAAAAAGGCTGA
- a CDS encoding NAD+ synthase, whose protein sequence is MADRFRITLGQLNPTVGDLAGNAALALEAWQAGKEAGADLVALPEMFITGYNAQDLVMKRAFQLDVMTHIEKLAADCADGPPLAIGAPWAEGTELFNAYLILKNGKIASRMLKHNLPNETVFDEVRIFDSGPLGGPYAVGNTRVGSPICEDAWHPDVSETLEETGAEFLLVPNGSPYYRNKMDTRMNVMVARVVETGLPLIYLNMVGGQDDQIFDGASFALNPGGKLAMQLPAFDAVTTNVDLERTPDGWRVVEQAFAKYPPPYEADYRVCVQGLRDYMRKTGFKKVLLGLSGGIDSAIVATIAADAIGPENVRCVMLPSEYTSQASLDDAEAVANALGCRYDYVPISEGRQAITNTLAPLFEGTDEGLTEENIQSRLRGLLLMALSNKFGEMLLTTGNKSEVAVGYATIYGDMSGGYNPIKDMYKTRVFETCRWRNANHRDWMMGPAGTMIPETIITKPPTAELRDDQKDSDSLPDYPDLDAMLNILVDQDGSIEDCVAAGFDRATAKKVEHLIYISEYKRFQSAPGPRLTKGAFWLDRRYPIVNRWRDPS, encoded by the coding sequence ATGGCAGACCGTTTCCGCATCACTCTGGGTCAGTTGAACCCGACCGTTGGCGATCTTGCCGGCAATGCTGCCCTGGCGCTTGAGGCATGGCAGGCTGGCAAAGAGGCTGGTGCCGATCTTGTCGCCCTGCCGGAAATGTTCATCACCGGCTACAACGCCCAGGATCTGGTGATGAAACGCGCCTTCCAGCTTGATGTGATGACCCATATCGAGAAACTGGCCGCTGATTGCGCAGATGGGCCACCCCTCGCCATCGGTGCCCCATGGGCCGAAGGTACGGAACTGTTCAACGCCTATCTGATCCTCAAGAACGGCAAAATCGCCTCGCGCATGTTGAAACACAACCTGCCCAATGAAACCGTCTTTGACGAGGTGCGCATCTTTGATTCCGGCCCGCTGGGCGGCCCCTACGCCGTGGGCAACACCCGTGTCGGATCGCCGATTTGCGAAGACGCCTGGCACCCGGATGTTTCCGAAACGCTGGAAGAAACCGGTGCGGAATTCCTTCTGGTGCCCAATGGTTCCCCCTACTACCGCAACAAGATGGACACGCGGATGAATGTGATGGTTGCCCGTGTTGTGGAAACCGGCCTGCCGCTGATCTACCTGAACATGGTAGGCGGTCAGGACGACCAGATCTTTGACGGGGCCTCTTTCGCGCTGAACCCCGGCGGCAAACTGGCAATGCAACTGCCCGCCTTTGATGCCGTGACCACCAATGTTGATCTTGAACGCACCCCCGACGGCTGGCGCGTGGTGGAACAGGCTTTCGCCAAATACCCGCCCCCATACGAGGCCGACTACAGGGTTTGCGTTCAGGGCCTGCGCGACTACATGCGCAAGACCGGTTTCAAAAAGGTGCTGCTGGGCCTGTCGGGTGGCATCGATTCCGCCATTGTCGCCACCATCGCCGCCGATGCCATCGGCCCCGAAAACGTGCGCTGTGTGATGCTGCCCTCTGAATACACCTCCCAGGCCTCTCTGGATGACGCCGAAGCGGTCGCAAATGCCCTTGGCTGTCGCTATGACTACGTGCCGATTTCCGAGGGACGCCAGGCCATCACCAACACGCTGGCCCCCCTTTTCGAAGGCACTGACGAAGGCCTCACCGAAGAAAACATCCAATCCCGCCTGCGCGGTCTCTTGCTGATGGCGTTGTCGAACAAATTCGGTGAAATGTTGTTGACCACCGGCAATAAATCAGAGGTCGCCGTGGGTTATGCCACCATCTATGGCGATATGTCGGGCGGCTATAACCCCATCAAGGATATGTATAAAACGCGGGTGTTTGAAACCTGCCGCTGGCGCAATGCCAACCACCGCGACTGGATGATGGGGCCTGCCGGCACCATGATCCCCGAAACCATCATCACCAAACCGCCCACCGCCGAATTGCGTGATGATCAAAAGGACAGCGACAGCCTGCCCGACTATCCAGATCTTGATGCGATGCTGAACATCCTCGTCGATCAGGACGGCTCTATCGAGGATTGTGTCGCCGCAGGTTTCGACCGCGCCACCGCCAAAAAGGTCGAACACCTGATCTATATTTCGGAATACAAACGCTTCCAATCCGCCCCCGGCCCGCGCCTGACCAAAGGGGCCTTCTGGCTGGATCGCCGTTATCCCATCGTCAACCGCTGGCGCGACCCCAGCTAG
- a CDS encoding gamma-glutamylcyclotransferase family protein — MTPYFFGYGSLVNRDTHSYPDAHPAQLVGWRRAWVRSAAFDRVFLSVTLDPETTISGLIAAVPNADWAALDARETGYARLSSGGAVKHPLTPAPDIAHYAVPASQQGHTTANTIILSYLDVVVQGFLREFGEDGVQAFFDTTDGWDTPILNDRAAPQYPRHKVLTTAETALVDHHLARLSARVE, encoded by the coding sequence ATGACCCCTTACTTCTTTGGCTATGGCAGCCTTGTGAACCGTGACACCCACAGCTACCCGGACGCCCATCCCGCCCAATTGGTCGGATGGCGGCGTGCATGGGTCCGCTCTGCCGCATTTGACCGGGTGTTTCTCAGCGTAACCCTCGATCCTGAAACCACAATTTCCGGCTTGATCGCTGCTGTGCCGAATGCCGATTGGGCCGCTTTGGATGCGCGCGAAACCGGCTATGCCCGGCTTTCCTCCGGCGGGGCGGTAAAACATCCGCTGACACCGGCCCCCGACATCGCCCATTATGCCGTGCCTGCATCACAACAGGGGCACACCACCGCCAACACCATCATCCTCAGCTATCTGGATGTTGTTGTGCAAGGATTCCTGCGCGAGTTCGGCGAAGACGGGGTTCAGGCGTTTTTTGACACCACCGACGGCTGGGACACCCCCATTCTGAACGACCGCGCCGCGCCGCAATACCCGCGCCACAAGGTCCTGACCACTGCGGAAACCGCGCTGGTGGATCACCACCTTGCGCGGCTATCTGCGCGCGTGGAATAG
- a CDS encoding ArsR/SmtB family transcription factor — translation MKEGPDISRIAALIGDPARANILTALMSGKALTATELASEAGVTVQTTSAHLAKLEAAEMIACRKSGRHKYFTLGGDDVGHALEALMGLAAGAGHLRTRTGPKDEALREARVCYNHLAGAKGIALYQGLLGKGVVEERGTDVVLTAEGAAFLTGFGVDVAGLRKSKTPLCRSCLDWSARQTHLAGSVGRALLSRMQEIGWAERVEGTRVVRFSRAGEKGFAEMFGS, via the coding sequence ATGAAAGAAGGTCCAGATATATCCCGCATCGCGGCGCTGATCGGTGATCCGGCCCGCGCCAATATCCTGACGGCTCTGATGTCGGGCAAGGCGCTGACGGCGACAGAGTTGGCGTCAGAGGCGGGGGTGACGGTGCAGACCACCAGCGCCCATCTGGCCAAGCTGGAAGCGGCAGAGATGATTGCCTGTCGCAAATCCGGGCGGCACAAGTATTTCACATTGGGTGGGGACGATGTGGGTCATGCGCTTGAGGCGCTGATGGGGTTGGCGGCAGGTGCGGGGCATCTGCGCACACGCACCGGCCCCAAGGACGAGGCGCTGCGCGAGGCGCGGGTCTGTTACAACCATCTGGCAGGGGCCAAGGGCATTGCCCTGTATCAAGGGCTGCTGGGTAAAGGTGTGGTCGAGGAACGGGGTACGGATGTGGTTCTGACGGCAGAGGGTGCCGCGTTTCTGACGGGGTTTGGTGTGGATGTGGCGGGTTTGCGCAAGTCCAAGACGCCGCTGTGCCGGTCCTGTCTGGATTGGTCGGCGCGCCAGACCCATCTGGCGGGCAGTGTCGGGCGGGCCTTGCTGTCACGGATGCAGGAAATCGGCTGGGCCGAGCGGGTGGAAGGCACGCGGGTGGTGCGGTTTTCGCGCGCGGGCGAGAAGGGGTTTGCCGAGATGTTTGGCAGCTAG
- a CDS encoding MORN repeat-containing protein: MTLRTIALCLILLPFPALAQDGEVQTKQYDDGGIYEGTFKEGLQDGQGTYKLPNGYEYSGAWVAGEIKGEGVARFPNGSVYEGNFERGKPDGFGKITFADGGTYEGEWQAGAIMGQGIALYANGVRYEGELRNAKHHGKGVMQSTGGYEYKGDWVDGVKQGMGTITYPDGAVYEGEIVAGKRSGTGTLKMPDGLTYVGQWNDGQIDGEGTLTQPNGDVYEGQLVAGKRQGKGKVTYENGDVYEGDFSDDRRDGQGRFTGTDGYVYAGSWVAGQIEGEGRVTYPDGSVYEGQFRSDLADGTGKITYPDGSTYEGDWLAGVIEGKGRATYPNGIVYEGDFKNARNDGEGVMTYADGYRYEGAWKDGQRHGMGTATYPDGTTYAGSFVEGQRHGEGTITMATGFKYQGAWANGEIEGMGTATYANGDVYEGMFKAGKRQGAGTMRYATGEETSGDWESGALKEGG; encoded by the coding sequence ATGACTCTTCGCACGATTGCCCTGTGTCTGATCCTTTTGCCGTTCCCTGCTCTGGCACAGGATGGTGAGGTGCAGACCAAACAATATGACGATGGAGGCATTTACGAGGGCACCTTCAAGGAGGGGCTTCAGGATGGGCAGGGCACCTATAAGCTGCCCAATGGTTACGAGTATTCCGGGGCCTGGGTTGCCGGAGAGATCAAGGGCGAGGGTGTTGCACGTTTTCCCAATGGATCGGTCTATGAGGGCAATTTTGAACGCGGCAAGCCGGATGGCTTTGGCAAGATCACCTTTGCCGATGGTGGCACCTATGAGGGCGAATGGCAGGCGGGTGCGATCATGGGGCAGGGCATTGCGCTTTATGCCAATGGGGTGCGCTATGAGGGGGAGCTGCGCAACGCCAAGCATCACGGTAAAGGTGTGATGCAAAGCACCGGTGGCTATGAGTACAAGGGCGACTGGGTTGATGGTGTGAAACAGGGGATGGGCACAATCACCTATCCTGATGGTGCGGTGTATGAGGGGGAAATCGTCGCGGGCAAGCGCAGCGGCACGGGTACGCTGAAAATGCCGGACGGGTTGACCTATGTCGGTCAGTGGAATGACGGGCAGATCGACGGTGAAGGCACGCTGACCCAGCCCAATGGCGATGTTTACGAGGGCCAGCTGGTTGCCGGTAAACGGCAGGGCAAGGGCAAGGTCACCTATGAAAACGGCGACGTTTACGAGGGGGATTTCAGCGATGACCGGCGGGACGGGCAGGGCAGGTTCACCGGGACAGATGGCTATGTCTATGCCGGATCATGGGTTGCAGGCCAGATCGAGGGTGAGGGTCGCGTGACCTATCCTGACGGGTCGGTTTATGAAGGTCAGTTTCGTAGCGATTTAGCGGATGGCACAGGCAAAATCACCTATCCAGATGGATCGACCTATGAGGGCGACTGGTTGGCCGGGGTGATTGAGGGCAAGGGGCGCGCGACCTATCCCAATGGCATTGTCTATGAGGGGGATTTCAAAAACGCCCGCAATGATGGTGAAGGGGTGATGACCTATGCGGACGGCTACCGCTATGAGGGGGCCTGGAAAGACGGTCAGCGCCATGGCATGGGCACGGCCACCTATCCAGACGGAACCACCTATGCGGGATCGTTTGTAGAGGGCCAGCGCCACGGCGAGGGGACCATCACCATGGCGACCGGTTTCAAATATCAGGGGGCTTGGGCCAATGGCGAGATCGAGGGTATGGGCACCGCGACCTATGCCAATGGCGACGTCTATGAGGGCATGTTCAAGGCCGGCAAGCGTCAGGGTGCGGGCACCATGCGTTATGCCACGGGAGAAGAAACCAGCGGTGACTGGGAAAGTGGGGCGTTGAAGGAAGGTGGCTGA